One segment of Erigeron canadensis isolate Cc75 chromosome 2, C_canadensis_v1, whole genome shotgun sequence DNA contains the following:
- the LOC122588517 gene encoding tRNA (guanosine(18)-2'-O)-methyltransferase — protein MSACRILRRCPLSCLDFSTTRFNNCTPSVHFPLNRLHSHISGFKLKPYHHSVRSYGSVQPSVSFDDEEEDQIENKTVRDLIWRNTNDDVTSFMKMERRTEPELSNRWFPYLDRFKTGDTYLSSREVLDAVDDSLMNLRKERFKNVVDNRTYSVCLVVEGLSDAGNVSAVFRSADALGFQSVHVVSDNSSKRYREHRHVSMGAEKWLDIELWDSVEKCFEVLKSRGYRIATTHLGMETVSVYDMDWSSPTAIVVGNEGSGISEKALKMSDLHCSIPMKGMVDSFNVSVASGILMHHAVCDRTSRLGCHGDLTSEEKQILLAEFSLRHSRSSISIAHEYAKRKSRTVSKL, from the exons ATGAGCGCGTGCAGAATCCTCCGGCGGTGCCCCCTCTCATGTTTAGACTTTAGTACCACACGCTTTAACAATTGTACCCCCTCCGTACACTTTCCACTCAACCGCCTTCACTCTCACATCTCAG GATTTAAGCTTAAACCCTACCATCATTCCGTACGATCGTACGGATCGGTTCAACCGTCCGTTTCGTTCGACGATGAAGAAGAGGatcaaattgaaaataaaacagTTAGGGATTTAATATGGAGAAACACAAATGATGATGTCACTAGTTTTATGAAAATGGAGAGGAGGACTGAACCTGAGTTGTCGAACCGTTGGTTTCCGTATTTGGATAGGTTTAAAACTGGAGATACGTATTTGAGTAGTCGAGAGGTGTTGGATGCGGTTGACGATTCTCTGATGAATTTGAGGAAAGAGAGGTTTAAGAATGTTGTGGATAACAGGACTTATTCTGTTTGTTTGGTCGTTGAGGGGTTGTCGGATGCTGGAAATGTTTCTGCTGTGTTTCGTTCGGCGGATGCTTTAGGTTTTCAGTCTGTTCATGTTGTGTCGGACAACAGTAGCAAAAG GTATAGAGAGCATCGTCATGTCAGTATGGGTGCTGAGAAATGGTTGGATATCGAGCTTTGGGATTCTGTAGAAAAGTGCTTTGAAGTTTTGAAGTCACGTGGTTACCGCATTGCCACAACCCATCTTGGGATGGAGACG GTTTCGGTTTATGATATGGATTGGTCGAGTCCGACTGCTATAGTCGTTGGAAACGAGGGCAG CGGGATTAGTGAAAAAGCTTTGAAAATGTCAGATTTGCATTGTAGTATTCCAATGAAAGGAATGGTGGACTCGTTTAATGTCTCTGTTGCTTCTGGGATCCTTATGCATCACGCCGTGTGTGATAGAACTTCACGATTG GGCTGTCATGGTGATCTAACGTCAGAAGAAAAGCAAATATTACTTGCTGAGTTTTCTTTAAGACATAGCAGGAGTTCAATAAGCATTGCACATGAGTATGCGAAACGAAAGAGTAGAACTGTATCTAAACTTTGA
- the LOC122588803 gene encoding RING-box protein 1-like, producing the protein MDTAGNEGSTSVKKNHNNNDKHFEIKKWNAISLWGWEIDNVERCAICRNHIVAESCIECQANQGTSISSGDKCVVAWGACNHVFHFHCISNWLKTRQVCPLDNTEWEFQKYGQ; encoded by the exons ATGGACACGGCTGGCAACGAAGGATCCACTTCCGTAaagaaaaatcataataataatgacaagcATTTCGAGATCAAAAAATGGAACGCTATTTCTCTATGGGGATGGG AGATAGACAACGTGGAGAGATGCGCAATTTGTAGGAACCATATCGTGGCGGAGTCAT GTATTGAATGTCAGGCTAACCAAGGCACTTCCATTTCCAGCGGTGACAAGTGCGTAGTTGCTTGGg GGGCCTGCAATCAtgtgtttcattttcattgtatTAGCAACTGGCTCAAAACCCGTCAAGTCTGTCCATtag ATAACACTGAATGGGAATTCCAGAAGTATGGTCAGTAG
- the LOC122587421 gene encoding UPF0301 protein CHU_1773 encodes MEACFLSSNSFTKSLEVVIPNIKSRVFVQPKRSSSQFQLIRKTGTHFATTCCQSKSNSPSPSSRDEDNSSLDADWRSFRARLVAGEQAFSSKDSQDDNLDTAVHQPQSMPIGDRWAHAIHEPEKGCLLIATEKLDGVHIFERTVVLLLSTGPVGPTGIILNRPSLMSIKETRSTSLDVSGTFSDRPLFFGGPLEEGLFLVRGDDGVKNSGVFDEVMKGVYYGTKETIGCASEMVKRNVIEVSDFRFFDGYCGWEKEQLRDEIRAGYWSVAACSPNVVGLATVGSVGLWEEVLGLMGHKKVW; translated from the exons ATGGAAGcttgttttctttcttcaaattCCTTTACCAAATCATTGGAAGTTGTCATCCCAAATATCAAATCAAGAGTTTTTGTGCAACCCAAAAGATCTTCTTCTCAATTTCAACTTATTAGGAAAACAGGCACTCACTTTGCTACAacat GTTGTCAATCTAAATCAAATTCACCATCACCCTCTTCAAGAGACGAAGATAATTCGTCTCTTGATGCAGACTGGCGATCATTTAGAGCAAGACTCGTAGCTGGAGAACAAGCATTTAGTTCAAAAGATTCTCAAGACGACAATCTAGATACTGCGGTGCACCAGCCACAATCCATGCCAATAGGTGACAGGTGGGCTCATGCCATACATGAGCCCGAAAAAGGTTGCTTACTTATTGCGACGGAGAAACTAGATGGGGTCCATATATTTGAAAGGACAGTGGTCCTTTTACTATCAACGGGCCCAGTAGGCCCAACAGGAATAATACTTAATCGCCCGTCCCTCATGTCAATAAAGGAGACGAGATCAACTTCACTAGACGTATCGGGAACATTTTCGGACCGCCCATTGTTCTTTGGTGGGCCACTTGAAGAAGGGTTATTTTTGGTGAGAGGGGATGATGGGGTTAAGAATAGTGGGGTGTTTGATGAAGTAATGAAAGGGGTGTATTATGGGACCAAAGAGACTATAGGATGTGCTTCTGAGATGGTAAAAAGAAATGTTATCGAGGTTAGTGACTTCAGATTTTTTGATGGATATTGTGGCTGGGAGAAAGAACAATTGAGAGATGAGATCAGGGCTGGGTATTGGTCTGTTGCTGCTTGTAGCCCAAATGTAGTTGGGCTAGCAACTGTGGGAAGTGTTGGGCTTTGGGAAGAAGTTCTTGGGCTTATGGGCCACAAAAAAGTTTGGTAA
- the LOC122587862 gene encoding chorismate mutase 1, chloroplastic, with translation MEATLLKIPSSPATFSATSPLLRSHNSISLFYRSPMWKNWNLQLPPESIQSVLHPSSSSSSSFGSKNEIRVDESKVYTLDGIRSSLIRQEDSIIFSLLERAQYFYNEDTYDPNAFFKDGFDGSLVEFMVKEIEKVYAQVGRYKSPDEHPFFPSDLPDPMLPPLEYPQVLHPCAQNININSKIWDMYFKDLLPRLVKEGNDGNCGSAATCDSTCLQALSKRIHYGKFVAEAKFRDSPADYEAAIKAKDRKRLMDLLTFPAVEDAIKNRVETKTKTFGQVVTVGFGEDATEPVYKINPTLVADLYGEWIMPLTKEVQVEYLLRRLD, from the exons atggaaGCCACACTACTGAAAATCCCTTCATCTCCTGCCACATTCTCCGCCACGTCACCACTGTTAAGATCGCATAATTCTATCTCCCTATTTTATCGGTCTCCAATGTGGAAAAATTGGAACTTGCAATTACCCCCCGAATCCATTCAATCTGTTCTTcacccatcatcatcatcttcttcttcatttgg ATCTAAAAATGAAATAAGGGTTGATGAGAGTAAGGTCTATACTCTTGATGGTATAAGAAGTTCTTTAATTCGACAAGAAGATAGCATCATATTTAGTCTCTTGGAAAGAGCTCAATATTTTTACAACGAGGATACATATGACCCCAATGCTTTTTTCAAGGATGGCTTCGACGGATCTTTGGTTGAGTTTATGGTCAAAGAAATAGAAAAGGTTTATGCTCAG GTTGGAAGATACAAAAGCCCTGATGAACATCCATTTTTCCCCAGTGACTTGCCTGACCCTATGTTGCCACCTTTAGAGTACCCACAG gtaTTGCATCCTTGTGCGcaaaatatcaatatcaattccAAAATATGGGACATGTACTTCAAAGATCTTCTGCCTAGATTAGTTAAAGAAGGAAATGATGGTAATTGTGGATCAGCAGCAACCTGCGACTCTACTTGCTTGCAG GCTCTCTCTAAAAGAATTCACTATGGTAAATTTGTTGCCGAAGCCAAGTTCCGAGATTCACCAGCTGATTATGAAGCTGCTATTAAAGCaaaa GACAGGAAAAGGCTGATGGATTTGTTGACATTCCCAGCCGTGGAAGATGCAATTAAGAACAGGGTCGAAACCAAAACGAAGACTTTCGGGCAAGTGGTAACTGTGGGGTTTGGGGAAGACGCAACTGAGCCGGTATACAAAATCAATCCAACCTTGGTTGCTGATCTTTATGGGGAATGGATCATGCCATTGACAAAGGAAGTGCAAGTTGAGTACTTGTTGAGAAGACTTGATTGA
- the LOC122587545 gene encoding citrate-binding protein-like — MHQIEHYYGFVLALGAILLSRHTFGAHSHIINDLTLGFTRLPFNKTYYVNHKPYNLPLEDRYSLINGVHKLWVFSTDEPLYQGSTTNPRSELFINGYKYSTGVWQFEAHAFVPNGTSGVSLMQVFGGDPHSTTLMVRVYDGNLYYYREKVIFRNIYDKWFRLNVIHDVEGNSVKVYINGVLKFKGHGRGGTTHYFKCGVYAQDCDSFYMESRWKNIKILEKCN; from the exons atgcaTCAAATAGAGCATTATTATGGATTCGTATTAGCCTTAGGAGCCATATTGTTGTCTAGGCATACATTTGGTGCTCATAGCCATATCATAAACGACCTAACATTGGGTTTTACTCGTCTTCCTTTCAACAAAACTTATTATGTCAACCATAAACCTTATAATCTTCCTCTTGAGGACAGATATAGCTTAATCAATGGAGTTCACAAATTATGGGTGTTCTCCACTGATGAACCTTTATATCAAGGCAGTACTACTAATCCACGATCAGAGTTATTTATCAAT GGTTACAAATATTCTACTGGTGTTTGGCAATTTGAAGCACATGCGTTTGTGCCAAACGGTACCAGTGGTGTGAGCTTGATGCAAGTGTTCGGAGGAGATCCTCATTCTACAACATTGATGGTTCGAGTGTATGATGGAAATCTCTACTACTATCGAGAAAAGGTTATTTTTCGTAATATATACGATAAATGGTTTCGTCTAAATGTCATCCATGATGTTGAAGGTAACAGCGTTAAAGTCTATATAAATGGGGTTCTCAAGTTCAAGGGGCATGGTCGAGGAGGAACGACTCATTATTTTAAATGCGGAGTCTACGCACAAGACTGTGATTCGTTTTATATGGAGTCTCGATGGAAGAATATCAAAATTTTAGAGAAATGTAATTGA